The following proteins come from a genomic window of bacterium:
- the mreD gene encoding rod shape-determining protein MreD: MTRFVVYGVAAAAGTVLQTAWLGYLPLGGGIADPLLPIVMTVGLLHGSEEGALVGAGIGLLHDVMSGSPLGLGMLAAVSVGFVAGLGERSLSAESLWLPAVGGVVLTVISGALSAGAAHLVGLLQAPLPDVARAVLGSACYNGVIAVPIFRGLRRLDAALVRLYERSHPV; this comes from the coding sequence GTGACGCGCTTTGTGGTCTACGGGGTGGCGGCGGCGGCCGGGACCGTGCTGCAGACGGCGTGGCTCGGCTATCTGCCGCTCGGCGGCGGCATCGCCGATCCGCTGCTGCCCATCGTCATGACCGTGGGGCTGCTCCACGGATCCGAGGAAGGGGCCCTCGTCGGGGCGGGCATCGGCCTGCTGCACGACGTGATGTCGGGATCGCCCCTTGGGCTCGGCATGCTGGCCGCCGTCTCCGTCGGGTTTGTCGCGGGACTGGGCGAGCGAAGTCTTTCCGCGGAGAGCCTGTGGCTTCCGGCCGTCGGCGGTGTGGTGCTCACGGTGATAAGCGGGGCGCTCTCGGCCGGGGCCGCGCACCTCGTCGGGCTGCTGCAGGCGCCGCTTCCCGACGTCGCCCGGGCCGTCCTCGGGAGCGCATGCTATAATGGCGTCATCGCCGTGCCCATCTTCCGCGGACTCCGCCGGCTCGATGCGGCGTTGGTCCGTCTGTACGAGCGGTCTCACCCGGTCTGA
- the mreC gene encoding rod shape-determining protein MreC → MLQSPTLVRRRLLVAATLCVLALVILTTQLRAPDGRRIGWIGTAVEAVLAPPAVALARMSGTFVDAWSFITEIGTLRTENQRLRTEVARLREENARLRPDAQENAHLRALLAFKQQLPYRAVAARVVGRDPSRWFSTVLVDRGAADGVQRDDPVITSDGVVGHVVETAGGWARVLLVSDPRSAVSVVLERSREVGVALGQGQTPLKVTYLSRDADVRPGDVILTSGLGPIYPRGLPLATVTGVTRGPMFQDAVARPATDLGHLEDVLIVLHGPAR, encoded by the coding sequence GTGTTGCAGTCGCCCACCCTGGTCCGCCGCCGGCTCCTCGTGGCGGCCACGCTCTGCGTGCTCGCGCTGGTGATCCTTACCACGCAACTGCGCGCCCCGGACGGCCGGCGCATCGGATGGATCGGCACCGCCGTCGAGGCGGTGCTGGCGCCGCCGGCCGTGGCGCTGGCGCGCATGAGCGGCACGTTCGTGGATGCGTGGTCGTTCATCACCGAAATCGGCACGCTGCGGACGGAAAATCAGCGCCTGCGGACCGAGGTGGCTCGCCTCCGTGAGGAAAACGCACGGCTGCGCCCGGACGCCCAGGAGAACGCGCACCTCCGGGCGCTCCTCGCATTCAAACAGCAGCTGCCGTACCGCGCGGTCGCCGCGCGGGTCGTCGGCCGCGATCCCAGCCGGTGGTTCAGTACGGTGCTCGTCGACCGCGGCGCGGCCGACGGCGTGCAGCGGGACGATCCCGTGATCACGAGCGACGGCGTCGTGGGCCACGTGGTCGAGACGGCGGGGGGATGGGCGCGCGTGCTGCTCGTCTCCGATCCGCGCAGCGCGGTGAGCGTCGTGCTCGAGCGGTCGCGCGAAGTGGGCGTCGCGCTCGGCCAGGGCCAGACGCCGCTCAAAGTGACGTACCTGTCGCGGGACGCCGACGTCCGGCCCGGGGACGTCATCCTCACCTCGGGACTCGGTCCGATCTATCCCCGCGGGCTGCCGCTCGCGACCGTCACCGGCGTGACCCGCGGGCCGATGTTTCAGGATGCGGTCGCCCGGCCGGCGACGGACCTCGGCCACCTGGAGGACGTCTTGATCGTTCTGCACGGCCCCGCCCGGTGA
- a CDS encoding rod shape-determining protein, whose translation MRGVLNGLLARFTRDMGVDLGTANTLVYVRREGVVLREPSVVARRVDGGEVLAVGEEAKRMIGRTPGDIIATRPLRDGVIADFDTTASMLAYFIRRGLRGRSLMRPRVIVGIPSGVTEVEKRAVIDATLQAGAREAYLIEEPMAAAIGAGLPVSEPVGSMVVDVGGGTTEVAVIALGGIVTARSIRIAGDEMDEAIIQYARKAYNLLIGERTSEDIKIKIGSAYPQKDEQSIEVRGRDLVSGLPRTVRMTSNEIREAMAEPIAAIVEALKMTLERTPPELAADIVDRGIIMAGGGSLLRGLDRLLSEETGMPVMLAEDPLSAVVLGTGRALEEIETLKKVLITSKKM comes from the coding sequence GTGAGGGGAGTGCTGAACGGATTGCTGGCCCGATTCACCCGCGACATGGGAGTGGACCTCGGCACGGCCAACACGCTGGTCTACGTGCGGCGCGAGGGGGTCGTGCTGCGGGAGCCGTCGGTGGTGGCCCGGCGCGTCGACGGCGGCGAGGTGCTGGCCGTCGGTGAGGAGGCCAAGCGGATGATCGGCCGCACGCCCGGCGACATCATCGCGACGCGCCCGCTGCGCGACGGCGTGATCGCCGACTTCGACACGACGGCGTCCATGCTGGCCTACTTCATCCGCCGCGGGTTGCGGGGCCGCAGCCTGATGCGGCCCCGGGTGATCGTCGGCATCCCGAGCGGCGTCACCGAGGTGGAGAAGCGCGCCGTGATCGACGCGACGCTGCAGGCGGGCGCGCGCGAAGCCTACCTGATCGAGGAGCCGATGGCCGCGGCCATCGGCGCGGGCCTGCCGGTGTCGGAGCCCGTGGGGAGCATGGTCGTGGACGTCGGCGGCGGCACCACGGAGGTCGCCGTGATCGCGCTCGGCGGCATCGTGACCGCCCGAAGCATCCGCATCGCCGGCGACGAGATGGACGAGGCGATCATCCAATACGCCCGCAAGGCGTACAATCTGCTGATCGGCGAGCGCACCTCGGAAGACATCAAGATCAAGATCGGCTCCGCGTACCCGCAAAAGGACGAGCAGTCGATCGAGGTGCGCGGCCGCGACCTCGTGTCCGGGCTGCCGCGGACGGTACGCATGACCAGCAACGAGATCCGCGAGGCGATGGCGGAGCCGATCGCGGCGATCGTGGAGGCGCTAAAGATGACGCTGGAACGGACGCCGCCGGAACTCGCCGCCGACATCGTCGACCGCGGGATCATCATGGCCGGCGGCGGGTCGCTGTTGCGCGGACTGGACCGGCTGCTCAGCGAGGAGACCGGGATGCCGGTGATGCTGGCCGAGGATCCGCTGAGCGCCGTCGTGCTCGGCACCGGCCGCGCCCTCGAGGAGATCGAGACGCTGAAGAAGGTCTTGATCACGAGCAAGAAGATGTGA
- the radC gene encoding DNA repair protein RadC — protein sequence MRAPRIKDLPAELRPRERLLRHGPDALSTAELVAVLLRTGSPARSALDVAADLIGRYGGLARLAAAGVRELCGTDGVGPVKALHLLAAFELGRRLGTLPARRRPRVSGPADAASVVMDRLRFAEVERFLVLLLNTRHEVLDAVEVTRGGLASSPVHPREVFKIAVREGAAAVILVHNHPSGDPTPSRADLAVTARLCRAAAVLGIPVLDHLIVGDGRWVSLRERMPRGWECGGADAHERGRGGPRREREAVEGSPFADA from the coding sequence GTGAGGGCGCCGCGAATCAAGGACCTGCCGGCCGAGCTGCGCCCGCGGGAACGGCTGCTCCGCCACGGCCCCGACGCCCTCAGCACGGCGGAACTCGTTGCGGTGCTGCTCCGGACCGGATCACCGGCCCGCAGCGCGCTCGACGTGGCGGCCGATCTGATCGGTCGGTACGGAGGCCTCGCTCGGCTGGCGGCGGCCGGCGTGCGCGAGTTGTGCGGGACCGACGGGGTCGGGCCGGTGAAGGCCCTGCATCTCCTCGCCGCGTTCGAGTTGGGCCGCCGGCTCGGCACGCTGCCCGCCCGGCGGCGTCCGCGCGTGTCCGGGCCGGCCGACGCCGCCTCGGTGGTGATGGACCGGCTGCGCTTCGCGGAGGTGGAGCGTTTCCTCGTCCTGCTGCTCAACACCCGGCACGAAGTCCTCGACGCGGTCGAAGTCACGCGGGGAGGGCTGGCGAGCTCACCGGTCCACCCGCGTGAGGTCTTCAAGATCGCCGTCCGCGAGGGCGCCGCGGCGGTCATTTTGGTGCATAATCACCCGTCGGGAGACCCGACGCCGAGCCGGGCCGATCTTGCGGTCACGGCGCGCTTGTGCCGGGCGGCGGCGGTATTGGGCATTCCGGTATTGGACCACCTGATCGTCGGAGACGGCCGGTGGGTCAGCCTGCGGGAACGGATGCCCCGAGGCTGGGAATGCGGCGGCGCGGACGCTCATGAGCGAGGCCGCGGCGGGCCTCGACGCGAACGGGAGGCCGTCGAAGGGTCGCCGTTCGCCGACGCCTAA
- a CDS encoding DUF4321 domain-containing protein, whose amino-acid sequence MARTAKRTARDPWWIFIIVVVAGAMLGSVVADALGQFTYLAPLGHSVAFGMDPPVTLDLRVVTLTLGFVVRLNLGIVLGIIAAIFVFRAL is encoded by the coding sequence GTGGCGAGGACCGCCAAGCGGACCGCGCGCGACCCGTGGTGGATCTTCATCATCGTCGTCGTCGCCGGGGCGATGCTGGGAAGCGTGGTGGCCGATGCGCTGGGGCAGTTCACGTATCTTGCACCGCTCGGGCACTCCGTCGCCTTCGGCATGGATCCGCCGGTCACGCTCGACCTCCGGGTCGTGACACTGACGCTCGGCTTCGTCGTCCGATTGAACCTCGGCATCGTGCTTGGTATAATCGCAGCGATATTCGTGTTTCGCGCGCTGTAG
- a CDS encoding twin-arginine translocase TatA/TatE family subunit has protein sequence MGPKFWELIIVLAIVILLFGPSRLAGLGGAVGKAMREFKEATKPEEPKGPSADRSGETGTKA, from the coding sequence ATGGGGCCCAAGTTTTGGGAACTGATCATCGTGCTGGCGATCGTTATTCTGTTGTTTGGCCCGAGCCGGCTCGCGGGGTTGGGCGGGGCGGTCGGCAAGGCGATGCGAGAGTTCAAGGAAGCGACGAAGCCGGAGGAGCCCAAAGGCCCGTCGGCCGACCGAAGCGGCGAAACCGGCACGAAGGCCTGA